From the genome of Globicephala melas chromosome 14, mGloMel1.2, whole genome shotgun sequence, one region includes:
- the GJB7 gene encoding gap junction beta-7 protein has protein sequence MSWTFLRDLLSGVNKYSTGIGRIWLAVTFIFRLLVYMVAAEHVWKDEQKEFECNVRQPGCENVCFDYFFPISQVRLWALQLIVVSTPSLLMVLHVAYREGREKRHRKKLYVSPGTMDGGLWYTYLISLIVKTGFEIGFLVLFYKLYGGFSVPYFMKCDLKPCPNTVDCFVSKPTEKTIFILFLVITSCLCVVLNFTELSFLVLKCFIKCCLQKYSKKLKSSVCECHNLRYVKYGEMGAPPLLQKHHLDSAMSTAQGGETKVLCGTQEA, from the coding sequence ATGAGTTGGACGTTCCTCAGAGACCTCCTGAGTGGAGTAAATAAATACTCCACTGGGATCGGGCGGATCTGGCTGGCGGTCACGTTCATCTTCCGTTTGCTGGTCTACATGGTGGCGGCAGAGCATGTATGGAAAGATGAGCAGAAAGAGTTTGAGTGCAACGTTAGACAGCCTGGTTGTGAAAATGTGTGTTTTGACTACTTCTTCCCCATCTCCCAGGTCAGACTTTGGGCCTTACAACTGATCGTGGTCTCCACGCCTTCACTTCTGATGGTTCTACATGTAGCCTATCGTGAGGGTAGAGAGAAAAGGCACAGGAAGAAACTCTATGTCAGCCCAGGCACCATGGATGGGGGCCTGTGGTACACTTACCTGATCAGCCTCATTGTTAAAACTGGTTTTGAAATTGGCTTCCTGGTTTTATTTTACAAGCTCTATGGTGGCTTTAGTGTTCCCTACTTTATGAAGTGTGATTTGAAGCCTTGTCCCAACACTGTGGACTGCTTCGTCTCCAAACCCACTGAGAAAACCATCTTCATCCTCTTCTTGGTCATTACCTCATGCCTGTGCGTTGTGTTGAATTTCACTGAACTGAGTTTTTTGGTCCTCAAGTGTTTTATTAAGTGCTGTCTCCAAAAATACTCTAAAAAACTCAAGTCCTCAGTGTGTGAGTGCCACAACCTCAGATATGTTAAATATGGTGAGATGGGGGCCCCTCCCTTGCTCCAGAAGCACCATTTAGACTCAGCCATGAGCACAGCCCAGGGAGGGGAAACAAAGGTACTCTGTGGCACACAAGAGGCTTAA